The following is a genomic window from Aphis gossypii isolate Hap1 chromosome X, ASM2018417v2, whole genome shotgun sequence.
agaattaatttgaatattgttaaattccaaacatataataattctaattatttgaaaaatgaaaattaatttttaataatctgcttggtattatttaaatatttacattacttTATGTACTACTAGCGTGAGtgtgttattttcaaaattaattgtttattgaactaaatgtttataaaatttgaaatttacataataggtacctagtgtattttaattattttatttattactctaTGACAAATCTTGATTTTTAGTTGGACTGTATACATGCAAGGTGTTGATGGTACTTTATATGCTGGAGAACAATTTCAGTTGCAGATCAAATTTGGAAACAATTATCCTTTTGAATCGCctgaagtaaataataaatattttattttaatgattacctgattgataatattttttttaaggttaCATTTGTAGGTCAAAACATTCCAGTTCATCCACATGTGTACAGTAATGGGCATATTTGTTTAGCTATTCTTGCCGATGACTGGTCACCAGCATTGTCTATTCATTCTGTCTGTGTTTCAGTTTTGTCTATGCTAAGCAGTTGCAAAGAAAAGGTGATTCACAAaagttacataaatattattataatattatcatttataatttttactaaattgaaATAGTtgcacaatattaaaataaatattcactaaataaatgaattcattagattattgtttatatgtataaatatatattgtctaTTTCAAGTAATGAGTTTATACATCCATAAAAAGTTAAGAActgtagttaattttttttaatttagaatgaataattacaaattataagattctataaatatttaaagtacacATTATGAAAGTATCACTGAGAATCTCTGATattcatttatcatttttattagttcttactcaatataattataacataattctaAATTTCATGTACAATAATCTAACAAACCATAGTGGTATAGTCATTATTCatctttaaaaaagtaatttacactttttatacttactgtcatattactacattataatacatccatggtatatgcatatattttaataaatgattaataatttatagaaaagacCTGaagataatagtatttatataaaaatggacaTCAAAAATCTAAAAGATGTCAAATGGAAGTTTCAtggtaagtaaataaaattcaataattaaattaccattcaggtaatgtattattataatatataatgaaaatgaagatattgtatttaactatggtttaatttgtttttgtttttgtttttttttttttttttttagatgaccAAATTTGAAGTATCAAACatccattattttatcattttactataatatactcatttcTCAAAATGATGTTCTTACTTTTATTTGCAATTAAATCCACACACTTTATCTAAATCATTCATTATactcaaatacttttttaatatataattattaaaatttataaataaaccaccttaaaattattatacactcaaATGTGTACTAAACTATttcttatcttaaaaatatttgtaaataatcatttatattttattaacatataacatacaataaaatattaaatttaaatcatagatAAATGGAGTATAAAATTGTGAACTTGATTTCTTTGATTTATCTAAATTGTGGAATTACCTAGGTGTGTCgttgaaaatatgttattgtacAAATGTTTGTATGTGTGATGTATGTGTGATTTTTGTATATTCAATTCCcagtaaatatgtattacattgtaaatataatttagtaatcaTCTCAGCGGctgatttaatttagaatatataaatatatttatggatGGATGGGGTATCTTGAGTAAAATTTCAGTCTTAGTTGATAaacattctaataaaaaaataattataaaatagaatcgtttcggtttttttttttgattttgcaaatttatttattatggttaataataattatatacatgattaaaatatatcattggtagtatacattatatacatttcactTGAGCCagattaatgaaattattggccctgaaaaaataaaaaaaaaaataaaaaaaaaaataaataaaaaatgaataaattttatttttgggggccctaattttacaaaataagtattttttataataatattatgtcaattgatatttattagttaaataagaaaaatattttttctcagaAAGCATATTtactttacataattaatttattaagaaaaacacaatttaattaaatgtcaaaatataaaatacatgggAATAGCACAaacaaatgattatatttaaaatattttttctagatttatatattatatttacatacataaatatatatataatttttgtattctcATCTGGCGTAGAACGTATCAAAGATCaactatacttaattttaattaaaaaaaaaataataatatatttatgattagttCAATCTTGAATCttgtattaactatatttttttctgtataaatgaataaacgtttacctcataaatattaatattttatctgatGAAACacatatatgtaatttaatatgtctttatagtaattgttaattatgttactattatttttttttaattataatatagttccaTGGATTTATTATGGTACTGTATACTTTTAGTAATCTTTCTGTAGCGATGAATGCGctgattttaaatactatgatGTGtgatgtgtttatattttgttcttttatcACCTTTTGAAGGCGTAAAAATGCTTTGACTTCCAACTTTGGAGATCTACTCACAATAGTAGAAAATTagatataaagtaaaatttttcaatatttaattttattatcagaaaaaaaaaaaacaaaaaattatgcaaaaacttgatttcttatgttttttgattataatattatccaaaaaattgattatttttatggatttcaaatgagaattttgattaaatttgttaatatgacaaaaatttgcaaattatttgtttgtttgaaatgtatgcaaatttttcttttttcatttaaaatttgaaaaatgaatataacattatttaaaagtagttCATGCTGATTGATacctaaaaatctaaaaaaaaataacaattgacacaattaattttttagatattttaagtttagttattaaaaaaaattacatattctcAATGACGAatgaattgaattattttgttataactaaaaacattattcattagGACTTTAAACacttacataaattatcatttttatatttttctatggtACCCAATAATacgatgaaattttcaaaatatttagataaattttaatatagatattacttatttatactatgaacccctatttattatttgtaagatGAACAACATTTCGGGTATTCgggtgtaaaattattttctattttgtttaattatcagTCCAGGAATCAGTCAggaatctatattctatacatataaaaagaaatgtataatacattttataactcaagatccgtttttgtaatatttttcaccGTTGATTCGCTCCTATTGGTTGTaggagaaggttcttatgtaatacaattttaggaaaatcCACCAAAGAGTACGGAATCtggatgtaaaaaaacaagaacAATGACGTCACTGtccagcaagaaaataaactatatttttgtttatagtaaAGTCACTATtggttaaaattcaatataatagtagtagaactgttgatatattttgttgaaaccatatgaaaaaaaaaaataattatagataataataaaataagtcaatgtccatcataaatctcaaaatcacatcaatagactaacataacaagttataccaagttttattgttttaccaacaggcaacaatGTAAAAACCATgagatggcacattattgtattatatccaccgtattaaaaaaaaattaatataactttgaaacttaagggttaggtttagaaattataagcttACGTACACATCCCGCGGGGTCCGCAATCCACCACGGGTGGATTGCCTATCTGATGAAATATTGCTCACATAAGACAGTCTTATAGGCAACGCCAAGCAGAAATTATTACTTGACCaactcactgactgataaacgtagagTGTGAACAATGATAGAGCAATGCTTGCAATTTAGACGGTACGTTCGTAGAATTGTACCATGAATTtagtgtgcaataagaaagcattttaaaaagtttgcaTTTTAAAGTGATGCTTGCACCagttttttgagaatcaaaatagtcaatgaaaatgtttaagttttgaacactgttaaaccgaatattaaataacaaataaatcaaaaattcgaatcatattatagaattaacattttaacgggcaacgaaatGCACAGGTTCAGCTTgtagaacaataaaattaaaactcaatTTGTGGATAAgaaatgtttgttatattttaaattcatacttaaaaagaatagtttttttaatagttgtacTCATATTGTGCTATTAATTCTTAACTTTAACTGATTTACACattgagattattataattaacttttaaagtacacaataataagctatgtatttaataaaaaatagaaaaaactaaattaattgatatacatgacaaaaaaaatctaatcaaCAATTTGCATTTGTGtggatgtataaaaaaagttcacTATCTCTGCTAAAAATAGTATCTagatacttacatattataataaacaaaattaattaaaattagttttcaattatgataataatttaccaataatataaatcagcactacaattaatttcttaatataaatataatttaaattataaaaataaatttgtacttTGTACTTGCATTGTATCACgacatatagttaaaaatataataaaaatagttatcaaatgcatatttagttaaaaaaaaattgtacttaattaaaataactgttaCTTTTTTcagtttgtttatataatataaattagtactatattttaaattcgtaCTTACAaagaatagttatttaaatagttgtaCTCATATTGTACTATTAATCCTTAACTTTTACTGATATACACattgagattattataattaacttttaaagtacacaataataagctatgtatttaataaaaaatagaaaaaactaaattaattgatatacatgacaaaaaaaatctaatcaaCAATTTGCATTTGTGtggatgtataaaaaaagtttactaTCTCTGCTAAAAATAGTATCTagatacttacatattataataaacaaaattaattaaaattagttttcaattatgataataatttaccaataatataaatcagcactacaattaatttcttaatataaatataatttaaattataaaaataaatttgtacttTGTACTTGCATTGTATCACgacatatagttaaaaatataataaaaatagttatcaaatgcatatttagttaaaaaaaaattgtacttaattaaaataactgttaCTTTTTTcagtttgtttatataatataaattagtactatattttaaattcgtaCTTACAaagaatagttattttaatagttgtacTCATATTGTACTATTAATCCTTAACTTTTACTGATATACACattgagattattataattaacttttaaagtacacaataataagctatgtatttaataaaaaatagaaaaaactaaattaattaatatacatgacaaaaaaaatctaatcaaCAATTTGCATTTGTGtggatgtataaaaaaagttcacTATCTCTGCTAAAAATAGTATCTagatacttacatattataataaacaaaattaattaaaattagttttcaattatgattataatttaccaataatataaattagtactacaattaatttcttaatataattataatttaaattataaaaataaatttgtacttTGTACTTGCATTGTATCACgacatatagttaaaaatataataaaaatagttatcaaatgcatatttagttaaaaaaaaattgtacttaattaaaataactattatttttttcagtttgtttacttattaattataaaatatcagtattattagaataattaattttatgatatagataTGAAGAGGATATCAAaacatgaattaaaaaaaaaaaaatgaataaataattaagaataatgtttttgagaGTTTGtcatataaattagtttaaatataggtgtcaaaacaattgaatatcaatttatattcatacctcaaaatcaaacataaaaaatatgacaaacctcaaaaatcctaaaaatgaatttactgATATACCTTCTATCTATGCATGTAGGTCTGagagaaaaaacaatattgtgttgatattatcttaataaaacTATGTGATACATACTGATTGATTCAGCAGcacttattttagaaatttttaaaattctcagTATTCAAAAACACTGAATTAtgcagaataatattaataatcgtttAGTAGTTCGGTGGTTTGGTCCATTGTTGTCAGATAATACTCTCGTGGAACTTCTCTAACATGATCACTCTAATTTGACTCAGGCGTCCTTTCTTCTAAAACAgttcaatatatatacattaaaattgaataaaaacaaaccaaGATCTCCATGACTGTAATCTATTTAGAGATTTCACAGTATacccaaatatttttcaaatatataaatttttatttttatttataaataaacactttaaaattattatacacacaaatatattgtaataaactattttttaagttagatTACGTTTAGagaaaatttggaaaaaatttctttcaataaataaaaaaatggcgCTGTATGATTGTAGTTCATCAGatgattgtataatgtatattctactaataaaattagaactaatagtaaaatttaatgattatttcatCGATGGTATATTCAAGTGCTATTCGATATTTCTCTCtcaaatgtattcaatatgAAAACTAATTCTTTAACACTGAATACTtactaccaaaaaaaaaaaaacaaacaaaaataaacacaaaaacacATGTACCCACACTTTCTTAATTAAATCAACTATTacaccaaaattaattttgaaattggataaaaaatgcaattaaaaaacattaaggatgccaattcaatttttaaagtatacccTAAATTCAGTGtaaaatacaactaatataatatatggccgataataaatataagatttgacatttttattatagataaaattcttattaacATTAGCATATGTAccagaaaataatttgataaataagtgaaaagaattaaaaattaatagtattaaaaataatatatacatattcatataaattttatgctttttcgccattatagtataaagtcctaaaatctaaaaatcaatattttactttacagATGAATGCGTACCTAAATGATgacctttttaaaattttttttcaacttataatattttttctttaaaactaaaataaataagttaataaatataatatactttcatTTAATACGTTCAAAAAATTAGCAATTATAAAAAGGAACAggatatcaaataaaaaagtaaaatgatatttatgtattaaagcATAGTTCatatagtattgtaaaatatagattttttttagaatattttaatttttaagtgagttatgagtatgaacaaaattaaatatttgaaggtCTCTTCcacaaaatttgttattaaaataggttTAAGTAGAAATTTGTAGtaatacagataatatatataaacatgtcATCaggattttagatatttaatacaagaaattattttttttctgtcatttactaatatttaattactaattataacaacaaaatgaaaatgtataaccaTTCAGTGCAGTTACTACGAACAACATATAACCATGgattttgtattacatattaaataaataaacatttaacacgattctttaatatcatttataagaaccaagaaattataatataatatattagattttagtAGGTTTATCATTCATTGTATTTCAGACTAATCAtgaattaaattctaaaagcGTCATAGAACATAatctttattatgtttaactgGATATTTTGATCATAGTTACTACTATATTAACAACatcatcaattatattatctaaaaattactgtaaatatttgtgtCTATAACATTGGAaagaaaatttagattttttcacCCAACAGTCAATTCACAAGGAATAATTAATGGAAGCAAAAAGATACCTCTTATAGATCCTGGTGATGATGGTTTTCTTCTATTGAAATAACGACCCACTTCAAATACCGTTGGCACAGCATCTGGGAGAAGTAACCAACGTGGACCTTCGGGCTTGTAACACTCAGGCTTAAAGTGTAATGCGCATATTTTGTCGGTGCGTGAAACTTCTTCGTCCTTTAATTGACAACGATTAATCCATTCTTGCCTTCTTTCTGGACATGAAGGGaatctaacaaaaaataataaaatacaactgaTTAGACTAATATATtcttaggtaatattaatgaataataactcACTGGTGTAAAGGTATCTTGGACTTGGGAGAATAATTTATGTCTGATTTCACACATAGAATACAAGTATTACGCCCAATATAACCTGCATTTGGtgattctaaaacaaaaattatttttattttctgtttttctttaactaattattgttCCGTACAAGTatcgagtaaaaaaaaatgtctagttTAAGATgactatttgataaaaatgtatttaaaatatttatttaaggacTCTATGTagaaatgaaattatacaataatacattatatttattactcacATGAAACCGTATAatcatacatacatttaaaagagtatataattaaaataccaattagagtgttatttgagttattactatattatactaatcaaCGCGAATATTATTGTCCATATCCATGAGATAAGAACTGAATTTATtgcattaaacattaataagtaataactagaggaacaaaaatgtataataccttCCAAAATTCCTTCATCATAAtggtattttttcataaatcttTTGACAAAAATCGTTGGTATGGCGTCCGGTTTAAGTAACCGCctctttgtatttttttca
Proteins encoded in this region:
- the LOC114128758 gene encoding probable ubiquitin-conjugating enzyme E2 W-A isoform X2, which produces MTSFIEDPPEGMVLDASRAEQNLNIWTVYMQGVDGTLYAGEQFQLQIKFGNNYPFESPEVTFVGQNIPVHPHVYSNGHICLAILADDWSPALSIHSVCVSVLSMLSSCKEKKRPEDNSIYIKMDIKNLKDVKWKFHDDQI
- the LOC114128757 gene encoding uncharacterized protein LOC114128757 isoform X1: MGYSCLLCKKPSYKRYKAQATFHAFPKCPIQRRVWMNICNVTNLIDLRYRKICSFHFEPECYEKNTKRRLLKPDAIPTIFVKRFMKKYHYDEGILEESPNAGYIGRNTCILCVKSDINYSPKSKIPLHQFPSCPERRQEWINRCQLKDEEVSRTDKICALHFKPECYKPEGPRWLLLPDAVPTVFEVGRYFNRRKPSSPGSIREERTPESN
- the LOC114128758 gene encoding probable ubiquitin-conjugating enzyme E2 W-A isoform X1 — protein: MSCKMVGKEPFKKKIQKEMTSFIEDPPEGMVLDASRAEQNLNIWTVYMQGVDGTLYAGEQFQLQIKFGNNYPFESPEVTFVGQNIPVHPHVYSNGHICLAILADDWSPALSIHSVCVSVLSMLSSCKEKKRPEDNSIYIKMDIKNLKDVKWKFHDDQI
- the LOC114128757 gene encoding uncharacterized protein LOC114128757 isoform X2, yielding MGYSCLLCKKPSYKRYKAQATFHAFPKCPIQRRVWMNICNVTNLIDLRYRKICSFHFEPECYEKNTKRRLLKPDAIPTIFVKRFMKKYHYDEGILEESPNAGYIGRNTCILCVKSDINYSPKSKIPLHQFPSCPERRQEWINRCQLKDEEVSRTDKICALHFKPECYKPEGPRWLLLPDAVPTVFEVGRYFNRRKPSSPGSIRERTPESN